One genomic segment of Humidesulfovibrio mexicanus includes these proteins:
- the cydB gene encoding cytochrome d ubiquinol oxidase subunit II, producing MLETIWFLLWGVLWAVYFVLDGFDLGMGTLMPFLAKNEFDKRAIYNAGGPYWDGNEVWLIAAGGVTFAAFPLAYATMFSGLYAALMLLLFALIVRGVSYEFRSKVESISWRSLWDACHTVGSFLPALLLGVAFANLFHGLPLDENHVNQAGLVDLLNPYGLLGGVFFVAMFAMHGALWLAIRTTGELRDRALRAAKGLWPAVLVLVLAFLAYTWVHTQLFGNYMKNPHLFLILAAAVAGLLAARLYMGAGQLWKSWAGSAAFIACVALFGVVGLFPAILISTLNPAWSLTIHNAASSQLTLKIMLGVALVFVPIVIAYQAWAIKTFSEPIKDPVDLHY from the coding sequence ATGCTTGAGACCATCTGGTTTTTGCTCTGGGGAGTGCTTTGGGCCGTGTACTTCGTGCTCGACGGCTTCGACCTCGGCATGGGAACGCTCATGCCCTTTCTGGCGAAAAACGAATTCGACAAGCGGGCCATCTACAACGCAGGCGGCCCGTATTGGGACGGCAACGAGGTGTGGCTCATCGCCGCTGGCGGCGTGACCTTCGCGGCTTTCCCCCTGGCCTACGCCACCATGTTCAGCGGTCTGTACGCCGCGCTCATGCTGCTGCTCTTCGCCCTCATCGTCCGGGGCGTGTCCTACGAGTTCCGCAGCAAGGTGGAGAGCATCTCCTGGCGCAGCCTGTGGGACGCCTGCCACACGGTGGGCAGCTTCCTGCCCGCGCTCTTGCTGGGCGTAGCCTTCGCCAACCTGTTCCACGGCCTGCCGCTTGACGAGAACCACGTGAACCAGGCCGGGCTGGTGGACCTGCTGAATCCTTACGGCCTGCTGGGCGGCGTGTTCTTCGTGGCCATGTTCGCCATGCACGGCGCCCTGTGGCTGGCAATCCGCACAACGGGAGAGCTGCGGGACAGGGCCCTGCGCGCGGCCAAGGGTCTGTGGCCCGCCGTGCTGGTGCTGGTGCTGGCCTTCCTGGCCTACACCTGGGTCCACACGCAGCTCTTCGGCAACTACATGAAGAACCCGCACCTGTTCCTGATTCTGGCGGCCGCCGTGGCCGGACTGCTTGCCGCGCGGCTGTACATGGGCGCGGGCCAGCTGTGGAAGTCCTGGGCAGGCTCGGCAGCGTTCATCGCCTGCGTGGCGCTCTTTGGCGTGGTGGGGCTGTTCCCGGCCATCCTCATCTCCACCCTGAACCCGGCCTGGAGCCTGACCATCCACAACGCGGCCTCCAGCCAGCTCACCCTCAAGATCATGCTTGGCGTGGCGCTCGTCTTCGTGCCCATCGTCATCGCCTACCAGGCCTGGGCCATCAAGACCTTCAGCGAACCCATCAAGGACCCGGTGGATCTGCACTACTAG
- a CDS encoding MFS transporter encodes MENNWRDQPTDDWRAFGVSILGTFMSTLDAGIVNTALPTIGAGFGAGVSGVQWVVAGYFLVISCLLPLFGRMGDMYGRKRMVQFGFFIFAAASAGCGAAPTLWALVGARLVQGLGAAMLMANGPGIIMTAFPGPTRGRALGLVGLTVGLGSLAGPGLGGVVIQAMGWRSVFYLTVPVALLGLALAQRFLPRQERRQDETLDLAGAALFAIGMVGLLLAVTRGHEWGWTSAAVLCGLCVALGAFSGFALWERRCPHPMIDLSLFRVWPFLSGNVAAFLAFMAMFCNAILLPFYLHDMLGLEPGVMGLVLSSLPLAMAVSAPASGYLSERVNFATLTSCGLFIMCCGLAQLALLSPQSALWRVYLGQMTVGFGAGVFMSPNNNSVLSSAPQEKVGLVGGVLALVRNVGMVSGIALAITVFEGCQAREFSLGAPAQEAFMAGFRAALFTGAALACAAGGLSLLRRRLFAQNPKRSDCTALPEDL; translated from the coding sequence ATGGAGAACAACTGGCGGGATCAACCGACCGATGATTGGCGCGCGTTCGGCGTGTCCATCCTGGGCACGTTCATGTCCACCCTGGACGCGGGCATCGTCAACACGGCGTTGCCGACCATCGGCGCGGGCTTCGGCGCCGGGGTGTCCGGGGTGCAGTGGGTGGTGGCGGGCTATTTTCTGGTCATTTCCTGCCTGTTGCCGCTTTTTGGCCGCATGGGCGACATGTACGGTCGCAAGCGCATGGTCCAGTTTGGTTTTTTCATTTTCGCCGCGGCCTCCGCTGGTTGCGGCGCGGCCCCAACGCTTTGGGCGCTTGTCGGGGCGCGCCTGGTGCAGGGGCTGGGCGCGGCCATGCTCATGGCCAACGGCCCTGGCATCATCATGACCGCCTTTCCCGGACCGACGCGGGGACGCGCCCTTGGACTGGTGGGGCTCACGGTCGGGCTTGGCTCGCTTGCCGGTCCGGGCCTTGGCGGCGTCGTCATCCAGGCCATGGGCTGGCGCAGCGTGTTCTACCTCACCGTGCCTGTGGCCCTGCTTGGCTTGGCGCTGGCGCAGCGTTTTCTCCCCAGGCAGGAGCGCCGCCAGGACGAGACCCTGGATCTGGCCGGGGCGGCCCTGTTCGCCATTGGCATGGTGGGGCTGCTTCTGGCCGTCACCCGCGGGCACGAGTGGGGCTGGACTTCGGCGGCGGTGCTGTGCGGCCTGTGCGTCGCCCTGGGGGCGTTTTCCGGGTTCGCCCTGTGGGAGCGCAGGTGCCCGCACCCCATGATCGATCTCTCCCTGTTCCGGGTCTGGCCCTTTTTATCAGGCAACGTGGCGGCGTTTCTGGCCTTCATGGCCATGTTCTGCAATGCGATTCTGCTTCCATTTTATCTGCACGACATGCTTGGCCTGGAGCCCGGCGTCATGGGCCTTGTGCTTTCCTCGCTGCCGCTTGCCATGGCGGTGTCCGCGCCGGCCAGCGGCTACCTTTCCGAGCGCGTGAATTTCGCCACCCTCACCTCCTGCGGATTGTTCATCATGTGCTGCGGGCTTGCGCAGCTTGCGCTGCTTTCCCCGCAATCGGCCCTGTGGCGGGTGTACCTGGGCCAGATGACCGTGGGCTTTGGGGCCGGGGTGTTCATGTCGCCCAACAACAACAGCGTGCTCTCTAGCGCCCCGCAGGAAAAGGTGGGGCTGGTGGGGGGCGTGCTGGCGCTGGTGCGCAACGTGGGCATGGTTTCGGGCATCGCCTTGGCCATCACCGTGTTTGAGGGCTGCCAGGCCAGGGAGTTTTCCCTGGGGGCACCCGCGCAGGAGGCCTTCATGGCCGGGTTCCGTGCGGCGCTGTTCACCGGAGCGGCGCTGGCCTGCGCCGCTGGGGGACTTTCCCTGCTGCGCCGCAGGCTGTTCGCCCAGAACCCCAAGCGTTCCGACTGCACCGCTTTGCCTGAAGATCTGTAG
- a CDS encoding CerR family C-terminal domain-containing protein — MPSTDTGDTKHRLIEAAGEIFSSKGFKSATVREICRHAKANVAAVHYHFGDKEGLYGTLLVEAFEAGLKRYPPHMGLPADARAEERLHAFVHSFLLRMLGEGPSAWCGKLMARELQEPTQALDQVAERYIRPLTEQLRGIVAELLGEGARADDQRTKLCAMSVAGQCQYAFRSRTVMGRLMPNVRYDEAGIAELARHVADFSISALRNLAQQAE; from the coding sequence ATGCCCAGCACAGATACTGGCGACACCAAGCACCGGCTCATCGAAGCCGCCGGGGAAATCTTTTCCAGCAAAGGGTTCAAGTCCGCGACGGTACGCGAGATATGCCGCCACGCCAAGGCCAACGTGGCCGCCGTGCACTATCACTTCGGCGACAAGGAAGGCCTGTACGGCACGCTGCTGGTGGAGGCCTTCGAGGCCGGGCTCAAGCGCTATCCGCCGCACATGGGACTCCCGGCGGATGCGCGCGCCGAGGAGCGCCTCCACGCCTTCGTCCATTCCTTCCTGCTGCGCATGTTGGGCGAGGGGCCCTCGGCCTGGTGCGGCAAGCTGATGGCAAGGGAGTTGCAAGAGCCGACCCAGGCCCTTGACCAGGTGGCCGAACGCTACATTCGCCCGCTGACCGAACAATTGCGAGGCATTGTGGCCGAGCTGCTTGGCGAGGGTGCGCGGGCCGACGACCAGCGCACCAAGCTGTGCGCCATGAGCGTGGCCGGGCAATGCCAATACGCCTTTCGCTCGCGCACGGTGATGGGCAGGCTCATGCCCAATGTGCGCTACGACGAGGCGGGCATTGCGGAACTGGCCCGGCATGTGGCGGATTTTTCCATCTCCGCCCTGAGGAACCTGGCCCAACAGGCCGAATAG
- a CDS encoding efflux RND transporter periplasmic adaptor subunit, which translates to MNARPRLTMPLFAMLALAALVCACGRANGKAPKARKAVPVLVAEAKVMSVPVLVQAVGNVEAFASVSIKPQVSGVIAKQLVRDGQDVVKDQTLFVIDPRTYHAGLLEAQARLQKDEAQARKAEDDLKRYQTLFEQGAVSRDQLEQMRTNAMTLRASLDLDRAQVEQARVQLGHATIKAPISGRAGHVLVQEGNVVGKSGDDRVLLVINQLTPISVTFSVPESHLPEIQRQWAQGPLRVEARSSEGVLLETGELASIDNAVDKATGTIRLKATFPNAQKQLWPGQFVRASLRLSERENAVLIPAHAVQNGLHGPFVFVVKDDLVVELREVSTSPGGDGTLVAEKGVAPGERVVTDGQVMLVPGSLVEIRPQPDEGSGRRPVNAPTLQGGSSAAQPGQENATLPQSDATATQGQKQ; encoded by the coding sequence ATGAACGCCAGGCCCCGCCTCACCATGCCCCTTTTCGCCATGCTTGCGCTGGCCGCGCTGGTGTGCGCCTGCGGCCGCGCCAACGGCAAGGCCCCCAAGGCCCGCAAGGCCGTACCCGTCCTGGTGGCGGAGGCCAAGGTCATGAGCGTGCCCGTCCTGGTCCAGGCCGTGGGCAACGTGGAAGCCTTCGCCTCGGTGTCCATCAAGCCCCAGGTGAGCGGCGTCATCGCCAAGCAACTGGTGCGCGATGGCCAGGACGTGGTCAAGGACCAGACGCTTTTCGTCATCGACCCGCGCACCTACCACGCGGGTCTGCTGGAGGCGCAAGCCCGCCTGCAAAAGGACGAGGCCCAGGCACGCAAGGCCGAGGACGACCTGAAGCGCTACCAGACGCTTTTCGAGCAGGGCGCGGTAAGCCGCGACCAACTGGAGCAGATGCGCACCAACGCCATGACCCTGCGGGCCTCGCTGGACCTGGACCGCGCCCAGGTGGAGCAGGCCCGCGTGCAGCTGGGCCACGCCACCATCAAGGCCCCCATCTCCGGCCGGGCGGGGCATGTGCTGGTGCAGGAGGGCAACGTGGTGGGCAAGAGCGGCGATGACCGCGTGCTCTTGGTCATCAACCAGCTTACGCCCATCTCCGTCACCTTTTCCGTGCCGGAAAGCCATCTTCCGGAGATCCAGCGCCAGTGGGCGCAAGGCCCCCTGCGCGTGGAGGCCCGGAGCAGCGAAGGCGTCCTGCTGGAAACAGGCGAACTGGCCAGCATCGACAACGCCGTGGACAAGGCCACGGGCACCATCCGCCTGAAGGCCACATTCCCCAATGCGCAGAAGCAGCTCTGGCCGGGGCAGTTCGTGCGGGCCAGCCTGCGCCTCTCCGAGCGGGAGAACGCCGTGCTCATCCCCGCCCATGCCGTACAGAACGGCCTGCACGGCCCCTTCGTCTTCGTGGTCAAGGACGATCTGGTCGTGGAACTGCGCGAGGTGTCCACCAGTCCGGGCGGCGACGGGACGCTCGTGGCGGAAAAGGGCGTCGCCCCAGGCGAAAGGGTGGTCACGGACGGCCAGGTGATGCTGGTGCCGGGTTCGCTGGTGGAGATCCGTCCGCAACCCGACGAAGGCAGCGGACGGCGGCCCGTCAATGCGCCGACGCTTCAAGGCGGCTCTTCGGCCGCGCAGCCCGGCCAGGAAAACGCCACGCTTCCGCAATCCGACGCCACCGCCACCCAGGGTCAGAAGCAGTGA
- a CDS encoding efflux RND transporter permease subunit, with the protein MNPSRVFVERPVMTTLVMAAILIFGIMAYFKLPVSDLPNVDFPTVQVSASMPGASPENMAASVATPLEKEFSNIAGIDSMTSTNALGTTRITLQFDLSRDIDAAAQDVQAAIATAQRSLPSEMPSPPTLRKVNPADQPILYLAVSSPTLPLHQVSEYAETLLAQRISMISGVAQVMIYGQQKYAVRVQLDPEQLAARGIGVDEVAEAVRKGNSNIATGTLSGPMREYTVEASGQLKDAQAYLPLIVAWRDGAPVRLADVGTAIDSAENNKRFNTFNNVPAITLAIQRQPGTNTVGVVDAIKAALPAYVSQMPASVKVETLIDRSQSIRESVDDVKFTLLLTVALVVLVIFLFLRNLSATLIPSLALPMSVIGTFAVMLHMGFNLDNISLMALTLAVGFVVDDAIVVLENIVRHRESGASAREAALKGAGEIGFTIVSMTVSLAAVFIPVLFMGGVVGRLFNEFAVTIMAAILISGFVSLSLTPMMASLMLKQGAHAADQARGRLFNATERAFDAMLAAYTASLAWTMRHRRITLGFSLALLALTAFLFTHIPKGFIPSEDIGQLTGVTEAEQGISIESMRDHQGRVTEIIAADPNVESFMSLVGSGGPNPAGNSGRLIIRLKPRHERDMSADEVLQSLRKKLAGVVGVTTFLQNPPPINLGAKYTKAEYQFSLQSPDTEELFQRSQALEARLRELPELQDVNSDLQLKNPQLNLAIDRDKASALGLTAMQIEDALGIAYGPREVSTIFAPNNSYKVLMELAPRFQRSPQAVEMLYLRTGAGQLAPLATLVSRELGVGPMSVNHAGQLPSVTLSFNLKPGVSLSQAVDAVQATAREVLPATISTTFQGTAQAFQASFKGLWVLLAVSILVIYIVLGILYESFIHPLTILSGLPSAGAGALLTLMLFGLDLNLYGFVGIIMLIGIVKKNAIMMIDFALEAQRKEGKDGPAAIFEGALVRFRPIMMTTMAALMGTLPIALGFGAGAEARRPLGLAVVGGLLVSQLLTLYFTPVYYVYLDAAREKFAKAFRRKSIRDDAKEAQ; encoded by the coding sequence GTGAACCCCTCGCGCGTCTTCGTGGAACGGCCGGTCATGACCACGCTGGTCATGGCCGCCATCCTCATCTTCGGGATCATGGCCTACTTCAAACTCCCGGTAAGCGACCTGCCCAATGTCGACTTTCCCACGGTGCAGGTCTCGGCCTCCATGCCCGGGGCCAGCCCGGAGAACATGGCCGCCTCGGTGGCAACCCCGCTGGAAAAGGAGTTCTCCAACATCGCGGGCATCGATTCCATGACCTCCACCAACGCCCTGGGGACCACGCGCATCACCCTGCAGTTCGACCTGAGCCGCGATATCGACGCCGCCGCCCAGGACGTGCAGGCGGCCATCGCCACGGCCCAGCGCAGCCTGCCCTCGGAAATGCCCAGCCCCCCCACCCTGCGCAAGGTCAATCCCGCCGACCAGCCCATCCTTTACCTGGCTGTGTCCTCGCCCACCCTGCCCCTGCACCAGGTCAGCGAGTACGCCGAAACCCTGCTCGCCCAGCGCATCTCCATGATCAGCGGCGTGGCCCAGGTGATGATCTACGGCCAGCAGAAATACGCCGTGCGCGTGCAGCTCGACCCCGAACAGCTTGCGGCGCGCGGCATCGGCGTGGACGAAGTGGCCGAGGCCGTGCGCAAGGGCAATTCCAACATCGCCACGGGAACCCTCTCGGGCCCCATGCGCGAATACACCGTGGAGGCCAGCGGCCAGCTCAAGGACGCGCAGGCCTACCTGCCGCTCATCGTGGCCTGGCGCGATGGCGCGCCCGTGCGCCTGGCCGATGTGGGCACGGCCATCGATTCCGCCGAAAACAACAAGCGCTTCAACACCTTCAACAATGTTCCGGCCATCACCCTGGCCATTCAGCGCCAGCCCGGCACCAACACCGTGGGCGTGGTGGACGCCATCAAGGCCGCCCTGCCCGCCTACGTGAGCCAGATGCCCGCATCGGTGAAGGTGGAGACGCTCATCGACCGCTCCCAGTCCATCCGCGAAAGCGTGGACGACGTGAAGTTCACCCTGCTGCTCACTGTGGCGCTGGTGGTGCTGGTGATCTTCCTGTTCTTGCGCAACCTCTCGGCCACGCTGATCCCCAGCCTGGCCCTGCCCATGAGCGTCATCGGCACCTTCGCCGTGATGCTGCACATGGGCTTCAACCTCGACAATATCTCGCTCATGGCCCTTACCCTGGCCGTGGGCTTCGTGGTGGACGACGCCATAGTTGTGCTGGAGAACATCGTCCGCCACCGCGAATCCGGAGCCTCCGCGCGCGAGGCCGCCCTCAAGGGCGCGGGCGAGATCGGCTTCACCATCGTCTCCATGACCGTGTCGCTGGCCGCGGTGTTCATCCCGGTGCTGTTCATGGGCGGGGTGGTGGGCAGGCTCTTCAACGAGTTCGCCGTCACCATCATGGCGGCCATTCTCATTTCGGGCTTTGTGTCCCTGTCACTCACGCCCATGATGGCCAGCCTGATGCTCAAGCAGGGCGCGCACGCGGCTGACCAAGCCCGCGGCAGGCTGTTCAACGCCACGGAGCGCGCCTTTGACGCCATGCTGGCTGCCTACACCGCGAGCCTCGCCTGGACCATGCGCCACAGGCGGATCACCTTGGGCTTCTCCCTGGCGCTTCTGGCGCTTACGGCCTTTCTCTTCACCCACATCCCCAAGGGCTTCATCCCCAGCGAGGACATCGGCCAGCTCACCGGCGTCACCGAGGCCGAACAGGGCATCTCCATCGAATCCATGCGCGACCACCAGGGCCGCGTGACCGAAATCATCGCCGCCGACCCCAACGTGGAGAGCTTCATGTCCCTGGTGGGATCGGGCGGGCCCAACCCGGCGGGCAACTCCGGGCGGCTCATCATCCGCTTGAAGCCACGGCATGAGCGCGACATGAGCGCGGACGAGGTGCTGCAGTCCCTGCGCAAGAAGCTTGCGGGCGTTGTGGGGGTCACGACCTTTCTGCAGAATCCGCCGCCCATCAATCTGGGGGCGAAATACACCAAGGCCGAGTACCAGTTCAGCCTGCAAAGCCCGGACACCGAGGAGCTGTTTCAACGCTCCCAGGCCCTGGAAGCCCGCCTGCGCGAACTGCCGGAACTGCAGGACGTGAACAGCGACCTGCAGCTCAAAAATCCGCAGCTCAACCTGGCCATCGACCGCGACAAGGCCTCGGCCCTTGGGCTTACGGCCATGCAGATAGAGGACGCGCTGGGCATCGCCTATGGCCCGCGCGAGGTGTCCACCATCTTCGCGCCCAACAACTCTTACAAGGTGCTCATGGAGCTTGCGCCGCGCTTCCAGCGTTCGCCCCAGGCGGTGGAAATGCTGTACCTGCGCACCGGGGCGGGGCAACTGGCACCCCTGGCCACCCTGGTCTCGCGGGAACTCGGCGTCGGCCCCATGTCCGTAAACCATGCGGGGCAGTTGCCCTCGGTCACCCTGTCCTTCAACCTCAAGCCCGGCGTTTCCCTCAGCCAGGCCGTGGACGCCGTGCAGGCCACCGCGCGCGAGGTGCTCCCCGCCACCATCAGCACCACCTTCCAAGGCACGGCCCAGGCCTTCCAGGCCTCGTTCAAGGGCCTGTGGGTACTGCTCGCCGTGTCCATCCTGGTCATCTACATCGTGCTGGGCATCCTCTACGAAAGCTTCATCCACCCGCTGACGATCCTTTCCGGCCTGCCCTCGGCCGGGGCGGGCGCACTGCTCACTCTCATGCTCTTCGGCCTGGACCTGAATCTCTACGGCTTCGTGGGCATCATCATGCTCATCGGCATCGTCAAGAAGAACGCCATCATGATGATCGACTTCGCGCTGGAGGCCCAGCGCAAGGAGGGCAAGGACGGCCCGGCCGCCATCTTCGAGGGCGCGCTGGTGCGCTTCCGGCCCATCATGATGACCACCATGGCCGCGCTCATGGGCACGCTGCCCATCGCGCTCGGCTTCGGCGCCGGGGCCGAGGCCCGCAGGCCCCTGGGTCTGGCCGTGGTGGGTGGGCTGCTGGTGTCGCAGCTGCTCACGCTGTATTTCACGCCGGTGTACTACGTGTACCTGGACGCGGCGCGAGAAAAGTTCGCCAAGGCGTTCCGCCGGAAAAGCATACGCGACGATGCAAAAGAAGCACAATAG
- a CDS encoding metal-sensitive transcriptional regulator produces the protein MVKVQKDQEALKKDIMARMKRIEGQVRGVQRMIDEGKECEDILVQVRAVRSALRSATTQIMRRYLLCCSEQAVKSGDIEGQYERLLKLVSDFIDG, from the coding sequence ATGGTCAAAGTCCAAAAGGATCAGGAAGCCCTCAAGAAGGACATCATGGCCCGCATGAAGCGCATCGAGGGCCAAGTGCGTGGCGTGCAGCGCATGATAGATGAAGGCAAGGAGTGCGAGGACATCCTGGTGCAGGTGCGCGCGGTGCGCTCGGCCCTGCGCTCGGCCACCACGCAGATCATGCGCCGCTATCTGCTGTGCTGCAGCGAGCAGGCCGTCAAGTCCGGCGATATCGAAGGCCAGTACGAGCGGCTTCTGAAGCTCGTGTCCGACTTCATCGACGGCTGA
- a CDS encoding FmdE family protein, whose translation MNIGQYTFEEFKAKARAFHGYPAPGLLIGGYMVEMARRPLPEGTLFDAVVETAKCLPDAVQILTPCTVGNGWMRILNLGRYAVTLYDKFTGEGVRVWVDLNKMRAYDEVVCWFMKLKTKADQDSERLFRQIEEAGENLCSMAHVRVEERYRKHKGMGRVGVCPICGEAYPPHDGAICRGCQGEAPYGESFRPRAGVGFADTNQEPQGQSGPRLTAVPVAKAVGQKTLHDMTRIVPGESKGAEFRAGQVITGGDVCRLQAMGRAHVYLEQDAPEGFVHEDDAARTFAGLMAGDNVLPDEAPREGKINFRAGVTGVLVLDRQRLEAFNMMPEVMCAARHHGVLVEGGKQFAGTRAIPLYISQANLQRALSVLEGGPLFSIAPIKPAKVGVLVTGTEVFKGLVEDRFAPVIREKVERLGSQVVAVDMVPDDADMIARSVGKLLTAGAELIVTTAGLSVDPDDVTRKGLIAAGLTDMLYGAPILPGAMTLLGRLACPAGSAQVMGVPACALFHKATSFDILLPRVLAGLEIKRADLAEMCEGGFCLNCRTCVYPKCQFGK comes from the coding sequence ATGAACATCGGACAGTACACCTTCGAGGAATTCAAGGCAAAAGCCAGGGCCTTTCACGGATACCCGGCCCCTGGCCTGCTCATCGGCGGGTACATGGTGGAGATGGCCCGCCGCCCATTGCCCGAAGGCACGCTCTTCGACGCGGTTGTGGAAACGGCAAAATGCCTGCCCGACGCGGTGCAGATCCTCACCCCCTGCACCGTGGGCAACGGCTGGATGCGCATACTGAACCTGGGCCGCTACGCCGTGACCCTATATGACAAGTTCACGGGCGAGGGCGTGCGCGTCTGGGTGGACCTGAACAAGATGCGGGCCTACGACGAGGTGGTCTGCTGGTTCATGAAGCTCAAGACCAAGGCGGACCAGGACAGCGAGCGCCTGTTCCGGCAGATAGAAGAGGCCGGGGAAAACCTGTGCTCCATGGCCCACGTGCGCGTGGAAGAGCGCTACCGCAAGCACAAGGGCATGGGTCGGGTGGGCGTGTGCCCCATCTGCGGCGAGGCATACCCGCCACACGATGGCGCAATCTGCCGCGGCTGCCAGGGCGAGGCGCCCTATGGTGAATCCTTCCGGCCCAGGGCGGGCGTCGGCTTCGCGGACACGAACCAGGAGCCCCAGGGACAGAGCGGCCCCCGCCTGACCGCGGTGCCCGTGGCCAAGGCCGTAGGCCAGAAAACCCTGCACGACATGACGCGCATCGTGCCCGGCGAAAGCAAAGGGGCTGAATTCCGGGCCGGACAGGTCATCACCGGCGGCGACGTATGCCGCCTGCAGGCCATGGGCCGGGCCCACGTGTACCTGGAGCAGGACGCACCCGAGGGCTTCGTGCACGAGGACGACGCCGCCCGGACCTTCGCCGGGCTTATGGCCGGGGACAACGTGCTGCCGGACGAGGCCCCGCGCGAAGGCAAAATCAACTTCCGCGCAGGGGTGACCGGCGTGCTGGTGCTGGACCGCCAGCGGCTGGAGGCCTTCAACATGATGCCCGAAGTTATGTGCGCGGCGCGCCACCACGGGGTGCTGGTGGAGGGAGGCAAGCAGTTCGCGGGAACGCGCGCCATTCCGCTCTACATCTCCCAGGCCAATCTTCAGCGCGCCCTTTCCGTGCTGGAGGGCGGTCCGCTGTTCTCCATAGCGCCCATCAAGCCGGCCAAGGTCGGCGTGCTCGTCACCGGAACCGAGGTCTTCAAGGGGCTTGTCGAGGACCGCTTCGCCCCGGTCATCCGCGAAAAGGTCGAGCGCTTGGGGTCGCAAGTGGTGGCTGTGGACATGGTGCCCGACGATGCGGACATGATCGCCCGCAGCGTGGGCAAACTGCTCACCGCCGGAGCCGAACTCATCGTCACCACGGCCGGGCTTTCCGTGGACCCGGACGATGTGACCCGCAAGGGGCTTATCGCCGCCGGACTTACCGACATGCTCTACGGAGCGCCCATTCTGCCCGGCGCAATGACCCTGCTGGGCCGCCTGGCCTGTCCGGCGGGCAGCGCGCAGGTGATGGGCGTGCCCGCCTGCGCCCTGTTCCACAAGGCCACGAGCTTCGACATCCTGCTGCCGCGCGTGCTCGCCGGGCTGGAAATCAAGCGCGCCGATTTGGCCGAGATGTGCGAGGGAGGCTTCTGCCTGAACTGCCGCACCTGCGTGTATCCCAAGTGCCAGTTCGGCAAGTAG
- a CDS encoding serine/threonine-protein kinase, translated as MPDPAAQPSPPTVRALVERFKPPVGISTYGTVFTDTTEFMNITYGDVIKVGGRHYLVLGDERERRFGMEDPKFWVKRCIELECGEYRILKLEFQETFDQHIGPLTITCHRSAVKEARILRLVAGDSRFMQGEAHRDERGNMVRVLRRVAGRRLDLNIEDLHEDHHTYFHNIFPDILRRFIAACGAIGFLHDNGEIHGDIRRDHLYVDHASGDYCWIDFDYGYDTTENPFGLDLFGLGNILAFITGKGVHTIQDHPERADIREEDCALFFRHRIVNLRKLFPYVPEELNRVLMHYSAASEVYYETVSELLHDLKPCLDRLPGA; from the coding sequence ATGCCCGATCCCGCCGCACAGCCATCCCCACCTACCGTCCGCGCCCTTGTGGAGCGCTTCAAGCCTCCTGTGGGCATCAGCACCTACGGAACCGTATTCACGGACACCACAGAGTTCATGAACATCACCTATGGGGATGTCATCAAGGTGGGAGGGCGGCACTACCTTGTGCTGGGAGACGAGCGCGAGCGGCGCTTCGGCATGGAGGACCCCAAGTTCTGGGTCAAGCGCTGCATCGAATTGGAATGCGGCGAATACCGCATCCTTAAGCTGGAATTCCAGGAGACCTTCGACCAGCACATCGGGCCGCTCACCATCACCTGCCACCGCAGCGCCGTCAAAGAGGCGCGCATCCTGCGCCTTGTGGCGGGCGATTCCCGCTTCATGCAGGGCGAGGCCCACCGCGACGAACGCGGCAACATGGTGCGCGTGCTCAGGCGCGTGGCCGGGCGCAGGCTCGACCTGAACATCGAGGATCTCCACGAGGACCACCACACTTACTTTCACAACATCTTTCCCGACATCCTCCGGCGCTTCATCGCGGCGTGCGGGGCCATAGGATTCCTGCACGATAACGGCGAGATCCACGGCGACATCCGCCGCGACCATCTTTACGTGGACCACGCAAGCGGCGACTACTGCTGGATCGACTTCGACTACGGCTACGACACGACAGAAAACCCCTTCGGACTCGACCTCTTCGGCCTGGGCAACATCCTTGCGTTCATCACCGGCAAGGGCGTGCACACCATCCAGGACCATCCCGAGCGCGCGGACATCCGCGAGGAGGACTGCGCCCTGTTCTTCCGCCACCGCATCGTGAACCTGAGAAAGCTCTTCCCCTACGTGCCCGAAGAGCTGAACCGCGTGCTCATGCACTACTCGGCCGCATCCGAGGTGTACTACGAAACCGTGTCCGAGCTGCTGCACGACTTGAAACCCTGCCTGGACAGGCTGCCCGGAGCCTGA